The Candidatus Nomurabacteria bacterium genome segment AACTTTTCAAACAAGTGTGGTACATCTTCTTTGGGAATACCAGCGCCAGTGTCTTGGATTCTAATTTGAACAACATGGTCATCACCAGTAATGCCCACGCTTACTTTTCCGCTATCTGTATATTTTGTGGCATTATCAAACAAGTTGGTAATCACTTCTCTCATGCGGTCTGGGTCTATGTGAGCATAATAAAGGGGCCTTACAACTTTTTTCCCGCCAGCTTCACCGCGGTTACCGCTAGTGGCTTGGCCGACAGCGCCTATAAGGTATTCCATACCAAGACCCTTTTTTTCTGCACTAAAGCGCAAATCTTGTGTTAATTGCTCTAAATATTCACCCATTTCTGTCACTACAGGGTGATTTTGCAAACGGCCGTCTTCTGCTTTGGCACTTGTTAATAAATCTTGGAATAACTTACCCAAGTGCTGGGTGCTGGTGTGAGCTTTTTCTAAATAATCACGTGCCTTTGAGTCTATTTTAGAGACGCGCTCATTCATAGCAAGCGCTAAGTAACCTTCTATCGCAGCTACTGGTGTGCGCATTTCGTGGCTGGCGGTACTTATAAATTCTGCCCGTTGTGCTTCTGCGCTTCGTTGTTCGGTGACGTCTCTAAATACGCCAACTGCGCCCGTGATCTGGTTTTGTTGATTGATAAGTGGGGTGACTGTAATATCAAG includes the following:
- a CDS encoding PAS domain-containing protein, producing the protein MLGFNKKQTPQSNQAPTLAKNLFDEKAKSDIILNAIDDGVILIDANKTIQLFNPAAEKITGWAQKDALNIQYTSVLKLIDKKNEPYTQEMDPFYRIFTEIATIKDNQANILSSGGKLIALDITVTPLINQQNQITGAVGVFRDVTEQRSAEAQRAEFISTASHEMRTPVAAIEGYLALAMNERVSKIDSKARDYLEKAHTSTQHLGKLFQDLLTSAKAEDGRLQNHPVVTEMGEYLEQLTQDLRFSAEKKGLGMEYLIGAVGQATSGNRGEAGGKKVVRPLYYAHIDPDRMREVITNLFDNATKYTDSGKVSVGITGDDHVVQIRIQDTGAGIPKEDVPHLFEKFYRVDNTATRTIGGTGLGLFICRKIVEMYNGRVWVESTLGQGSIFYINLPRLTTEKAQALQIQETAAASGTAGQPQVTQPTL